Proteins encoded by one window of Candidatus Sumerlaea chitinivorans:
- a CDS encoding Adenosine deaminase has protein sequence MEETKKNQQPITEEFLQRLPKTELHCHLDGSLRIETILELAEKQKVRLPADDPDKLRQHVVVPEDCKSLVDYLKAFDITLSVLQEADALARVAYELVEDCAKENVRYLEVRYSPILHTQKGLRLTQIVDAVLDGLQAGERDFNVKTGVIICGMRNINPETSYRLAELAIAYKNRGVVAFDLAGAEEDYPAKKHKDAFFLILNNNINCTLHAGESYGPESIHQALHYCGAHRIGHGTRLKEDGDLLNYVNDHRVPLEICLTSNVQTKAVKSFEEHPLRFYYDYGLRTTINTDNRLMSDTTVTKELYRAHKYLGFTLEEIVDLIVFGFKSAFLPYRVKVKLLRKVLEELNQLMLEPKTQKLHTSAQAEAL, from the coding sequence ATGGAAGAAACAAAGAAAAATCAGCAACCCATCACTGAAGAGTTCCTCCAACGTCTACCGAAGACGGAGTTGCATTGTCATCTGGACGGTTCCCTGCGCATCGAGACGATTCTCGAGCTTGCTGAAAAGCAAAAAGTACGCCTTCCCGCCGACGATCCAGACAAGCTGCGTCAGCATGTTGTCGTTCCCGAAGACTGTAAGAGTCTGGTGGATTACCTGAAGGCCTTCGATATCACTTTATCTGTGCTGCAAGAGGCCGATGCCCTCGCTCGTGTCGCCTACGAGCTTGTGGAAGACTGTGCGAAAGAAAACGTCCGCTATCTTGAGGTGCGGTATTCGCCGATTCTTCATACCCAAAAGGGGCTGCGACTAACGCAAATCGTCGATGCCGTGCTCGATGGGTTGCAGGCGGGCGAACGCGACTTCAACGTGAAGACGGGCGTGATCATCTGTGGGATGCGAAATATTAATCCGGAGACGTCTTACCGACTTGCCGAGCTCGCCATCGCGTACAAAAACCGTGGCGTGGTCGCGTTCGACCTTGCTGGAGCAGAAGAAGACTATCCTGCCAAAAAGCACAAAGATGCGTTCTTCTTGATCCTGAACAACAACATCAATTGCACGTTGCACGCGGGAGAAAGCTATGGGCCGGAGTCAATTCACCAAGCTCTTCACTACTGTGGGGCTCATAGAATCGGTCACGGCACGCGCCTCAAAGAAGACGGAGATTTGCTCAACTACGTGAACGATCACCGGGTGCCGCTTGAGATATGTCTCACTTCGAACGTGCAGACTAAAGCCGTGAAGAGTTTTGAGGAGCATCCGCTTCGTTTCTACTACGACTATGGGCTGCGAACGACGATCAACACAGATAATCGTCTCATGAGCGACACGACTGTGACGAAGGAGCTTTACCGCGCCCACAAGTATTTGGGGTTCACCCTCGAGGAAATCGTCGATCTGATCGTGTTTGGTTTCAAGAGCGCTTTCCTGCCCTACCGGGTCAAGGTTAAGCTCTTACGGAAGGTGTTGGAAGAGTTAAACCAGTTGATGCTTGAGCCCAAGACGCAAAAATTACACACGAGTGCGCAAGCGGAGGCTCTGTAA
- a CDS encoding S-adenosylmethionine-dependent methyltransferase, with the protein MRNDEYSRMFAVEDTFWWYVALRRFLVRETHKRLGTFGNDRNTQREEPWILDAGCGTGANLNALSCFGRCIGVDISPTALNLARRRGLSNLARGSVLQLPVRPESVDVLLSIDVLYHVWVKDDLAALMEYHRALRPGGWLIVHVAAHEWLRGSHDEVVMTRHRYTLKELVERVESAGFRVHRQTYRNTFVLPLMLIARVLGRGKSKSESDLRPLPRWLNTLLLVVMKVEEFVLSFTNLPIGSSAYVVAQKPLT; encoded by the coding sequence ATGCGGAATGACGAGTACTCGCGCATGTTTGCGGTGGAAGACACCTTTTGGTGGTATGTTGCTCTGCGGCGCTTCCTCGTGCGCGAAACGCACAAGCGCCTTGGAACTTTCGGCAACGATCGGAATACCCAAAGGGAAGAACCATGGATTTTAGATGCGGGTTGTGGAACGGGGGCAAATCTTAACGCTCTGAGCTGCTTCGGGAGGTGCATTGGGGTAGATATTTCCCCGACCGCCCTGAATCTCGCTCGCAGACGCGGGCTAAGCAATTTGGCGCGGGGATCTGTGCTCCAACTACCGGTTCGCCCGGAATCGGTGGATGTCCTACTTTCGATCGACGTCCTCTACCATGTGTGGGTGAAAGATGATTTGGCGGCTCTTATGGAGTACCATCGGGCCCTGCGGCCGGGAGGATGGCTCATTGTGCATGTGGCGGCCCATGAGTGGTTGCGCGGCAGTCACGATGAGGTGGTCATGACCCGCCACAGATATACGTTGAAGGAACTGGTAGAACGTGTTGAAAGCGCTGGGTTCCGCGTCCACAGGCAAACGTACCGCAACACTTTCGTGTTACCGCTTATGTTGATTGCTCGTGTTCTTGGCCGCGGGAAATCTAAATCGGAATCGGATCTCCGCCCTCTGCCGAGATGGTTGAACACCCTGCTACTTGTAGTGATGAAAGTAGAAGAATTCGTACTGAGTTTCACCAATTTGCCGATTGGCAGCTCGGCTTACGTGGTAGCGCAGAAACCACTCACGTAA
- a CDS encoding tRNA (Guanine37-N1) -methyltransferase: MVCTSVTNLDIHDIARSCRTYGVAKYFVVTPILAQRWLAERILTHWEEGWGATYNPNRKEALESVAIVPDLGEVAEQIKQDSGREPLWIATSARRYPNTLRYGELTRILNEDSPPVCLIFGTGWGIHPELLLDMDHILEPIVGPTEYNHLSVRAAVAIILDRLLAPRR, translated from the coding sequence GTGGTGTGCACTTCGGTCACGAACTTGGATATCCACGACATTGCACGTTCCTGTCGCACTTATGGTGTCGCCAAATACTTCGTGGTTACACCGATCCTTGCGCAACGGTGGTTAGCAGAACGAATTCTTACTCATTGGGAAGAGGGTTGGGGAGCCACGTACAATCCCAATCGCAAAGAGGCCTTAGAATCCGTAGCCATTGTTCCGGATTTGGGCGAGGTGGCCGAGCAAATCAAACAAGACTCGGGGCGTGAACCGTTATGGATCGCAACAAGCGCGCGGCGCTATCCCAACACCCTCCGCTATGGAGAACTCACACGAATTCTCAACGAGGATTCCCCCCCTGTCTGCCTCATTTTCGGGACGGGGTGGGGCATTCATCCCGAACTCTTACTCGACATGGATCATATTCTTGAACCGATTGTGGGCCCAACGGAGTACAATCATCTTTCGGTGCGGGCCGCAGTGGCGATTATTCTCGACCGGCTGCTGGCACCGCGGCGTTAA
- a CDS encoding DNA repair helicase: MMFRPENPIIVQSDMTVLLETMGPLYEQARDFLGQFAELRKSPEYLHTYAITPLSLWNAASAGLKPDAIIQELKRLSKYDVPQNVLTEIREQMARYGKIRLVKDDATGDLLLVCDDKFAIEEILASPHVRPFISQRVSENTLLLEPGVRGRAKQALIKIGYPVEDLAGYTEGDPLPFSLRSKTRLGANFALREYQRDAVETFWAGGSPAGGSGVLVLPCGAGKTVIGMACMEKIQQHTLILTTNITALRQWIRELLDKTTLTEDQIGEYSGEVKEVRPVTVTTYQIMTYKKAKGDNFPHMELFQKYNWGLIIYDEVHLLPAPVFRATAEIQARRRLGLTATLVREDGKEDDVFSLIGPKRFDKPWKELEQQGWIAKALCMEIRVPLAEDKRLEYATAELRSKYRIAMENPVKLEVVKRLLEKHAGDNVLIIGQYLDQLEQVRAMTGAPIITGETPNAEREALYADFKSGRQKVLVVSKVANFAVDLPDANVAIQISGTFRSRQEESQRVGRVLRPKPGDNYAYFYSIVTKDTKDQDCAKRRSLFLTEQGYRYKIKVLDEASLNTETFDFNEAEDLIGTAESIEVENEEEFDDALAET, from the coding sequence GTGATGTTCAGACCCGAGAACCCAATCATCGTGCAGTCCGATATGACGGTACTGCTCGAGACGATGGGACCGCTTTACGAGCAGGCCCGGGATTTCCTCGGCCAATTTGCAGAACTCAGAAAGAGCCCTGAGTATCTGCATACCTATGCAATCACTCCGCTATCGTTGTGGAACGCGGCTTCTGCAGGTCTGAAGCCAGATGCGATTATTCAAGAGCTCAAACGTCTCTCCAAGTACGATGTTCCGCAGAATGTCCTGACCGAGATTCGCGAGCAGATGGCTCGCTACGGCAAGATTCGGTTGGTAAAGGACGATGCGACTGGGGACCTCCTGCTTGTATGTGACGATAAATTTGCGATTGAAGAAATTCTGGCCTCACCGCACGTTCGCCCGTTTATTTCTCAGAGAGTTAGCGAGAACACCCTGCTTCTTGAACCCGGAGTCCGGGGGCGGGCAAAGCAAGCGCTGATCAAAATTGGCTACCCTGTCGAAGACCTCGCAGGGTATACTGAGGGGGACCCGCTTCCGTTTTCCTTACGTTCAAAAACTCGGCTGGGTGCCAATTTCGCCTTGCGCGAGTATCAGCGGGACGCCGTTGAGACTTTCTGGGCTGGCGGTTCCCCTGCGGGGGGGAGTGGTGTGTTGGTTCTCCCATGCGGGGCTGGGAAGACCGTAATCGGAATGGCGTGCATGGAGAAGATCCAACAGCATACGCTGATCCTTACGACCAACATAACTGCTCTTCGCCAGTGGATTCGGGAGTTGTTAGACAAGACCACTCTCACTGAGGACCAAATTGGTGAATACAGCGGCGAGGTCAAAGAGGTCCGGCCGGTAACCGTAACAACCTATCAAATCATGACTTATAAGAAAGCTAAGGGGGACAACTTTCCCCACATGGAGCTTTTTCAAAAATACAACTGGGGACTCATCATCTACGACGAAGTGCACTTGCTTCCGGCCCCTGTGTTCCGTGCGACGGCTGAAATCCAAGCACGCCGCCGCCTTGGCCTGACTGCGACCCTCGTGCGGGAAGACGGAAAGGAAGATGACGTCTTTTCGCTTATCGGCCCCAAGCGTTTTGATAAGCCATGGAAAGAACTCGAGCAACAAGGGTGGATTGCCAAAGCGCTCTGCATGGAAATTCGTGTGCCATTAGCTGAGGACAAGCGTTTAGAATATGCAACCGCCGAGCTGCGCTCAAAGTATCGTATTGCGATGGAAAACCCCGTGAAGCTCGAAGTGGTCAAGCGACTACTCGAAAAGCATGCGGGCGATAACGTGTTGATTATCGGCCAGTATTTAGACCAGCTCGAGCAAGTTCGCGCCATGACCGGAGCCCCAATTATCACTGGAGAAACCCCAAACGCGGAACGCGAAGCTCTCTATGCCGATTTTAAGAGTGGGCGTCAGAAGGTTCTGGTCGTGTCGAAAGTGGCCAATTTTGCCGTGGACTTGCCAGATGCCAACGTCGCCATCCAAATTAGCGGGACCTTCCGTTCTCGCCAAGAGGAAAGCCAAAGGGTCGGCAGGGTCTTGCGACCGAAGCCGGGCGACAATTATGCTTATTTCTACTCGATTGTCACGAAGGACACGAAGGATCAGGACTGCGCCAAGCGCCGTTCACTCTTCCTGACAGAACAAGGGTATCGCTACAAAATAAAAGTTTTGGACGAGGCCTCCCTCAACACTGAGACGTTTGATTTCAACGAAGCGGAGGACCTTATCGGCACTGCGGAATCTATTGAGGTTGAAAACGAGGAAGAGTTCGATGATGCGCTCGCCGAGACCTAA
- a CDS encoding putative DNA-binding protein, whose translation MKLRTILQGLPAERLIAIANAWQLPLPAGMDPSTPEGHNKLVEYLYPRMQATRYFRAAFAKLTPQQQDALRLLAVHGGELPLTELAIRCFDGDESLAEAELRQLAENGFICIESGEEPYAILPEGIFYHFEVGAHLSGFLGAILHKLPKANLLQIAEQIFGSKTKSLSREQLVRLLRRQLLDPDFLRQYIASLPHEEAQLLEILIEKNGYALYGDLLEARGRRRFDLTRTEQLNSLIGSRGLAYVVSRGTNKYADVVIIPRDILFILQHDYTPDMRTLRELDALGASATEFSPAVVYDNSHLVLRDLVLLANFIHTQDIRVLTTGGVSKSDLRRALVLLSSGKSLKYATFLVGYLLYAKFLIQVGQFWKVSDAFLEALENPAHIYSDLFTWWLEVNDWNEAIPDGIAWEEEQRTRGFLGLIEIRHRVLEALYATQRDRWISYAKFEEMLLPQVVAVLLASGDKWNEKLATQVGLRVLRAVITEPLSWLGLVVLGASEVDAFAEEQDEKEAKSSVSRSSRAAQKGELALRLSDLGQSLFQSGAIRPREAFHEMSVEEFPLQYSAEWFFVQPNMEIVAPPDLRLDKLYFLTSFCRVRNVDVMTSFELSRETLRAALDRGVHPEEILDFLNQHSRPAVPETVKRLISDCSEKHGEALLGLAGGYLVSDQPAVIEEVRANPKLAPFIREVIGDKGMVFVPDVDLSKLAKEMRAAGLMPRLETGTVQATRDGRYHISISPEDLLDLIGLIRLVRVLEDELDADITNQKAAALAQKLEPEGGAFFALRGTGEAIANVFEKRLLAALQKMRDQIEEKYKDQLSRLVAKSVAHRGPTRYHYRGQNPAVERKDIIALLKFAADYELEAEIQYVKRNENEVTLHIYPKSFEGNRIYAYCVESDQDSMYSLDRILRAKL comes from the coding sequence ATGAAACTCCGCACAATTCTTCAAGGGCTCCCTGCTGAAAGACTAATTGCGATTGCGAATGCGTGGCAACTGCCGTTACCGGCGGGTATGGATCCCTCCACTCCGGAAGGCCACAACAAGTTGGTCGAGTACCTTTACCCGCGGATGCAAGCAACAAGGTATTTTCGGGCTGCTTTTGCGAAGTTGACCCCGCAGCAGCAAGATGCATTGCGGCTTTTGGCCGTGCATGGCGGAGAACTGCCGCTGACCGAGCTTGCAATTCGGTGTTTCGACGGCGACGAGTCCCTCGCCGAAGCCGAGCTTCGGCAACTTGCGGAAAATGGCTTCATCTGCATCGAGTCGGGAGAGGAGCCCTACGCCATTCTCCCAGAGGGAATTTTCTACCACTTTGAAGTTGGGGCCCACCTGAGCGGTTTTCTCGGGGCGATCCTTCACAAATTGCCCAAAGCCAACTTGCTGCAAATCGCGGAGCAAATCTTCGGATCGAAAACCAAATCACTATCTCGAGAGCAATTGGTTCGGTTGCTGCGCAGACAGCTACTCGATCCAGATTTCCTGAGACAATACATCGCTTCGCTCCCTCACGAAGAAGCCCAGCTTTTGGAAATCCTAATTGAGAAAAACGGCTATGCGCTGTACGGCGACCTGCTCGAGGCTCGTGGGCGGCGGCGGTTTGATCTCACACGTACCGAGCAACTCAACTCCCTGATTGGTTCGCGCGGGCTGGCGTATGTGGTCTCGCGTGGGACAAACAAGTATGCAGACGTCGTGATCATTCCCCGCGATATCCTTTTTATCCTTCAACATGACTATACCCCCGACATGCGTACGCTTCGTGAGCTGGACGCATTGGGGGCTTCGGCAACCGAGTTTAGTCCTGCTGTTGTGTATGACAACAGCCATTTGGTTTTGCGGGATTTGGTTCTGTTAGCCAACTTCATTCACACGCAGGACATCCGAGTTTTGACCACTGGGGGGGTCAGCAAGTCCGACCTCAGAAGAGCGCTTGTCTTACTGAGCAGTGGGAAAAGCCTCAAGTATGCAACCTTCCTCGTGGGTTATCTGTTGTATGCAAAGTTTCTCATTCAGGTGGGGCAGTTCTGGAAAGTCTCGGATGCCTTTCTCGAAGCGCTTGAGAATCCCGCGCATATTTACAGCGATCTCTTTACGTGGTGGCTCGAAGTTAACGATTGGAATGAGGCCATCCCGGACGGAATTGCGTGGGAAGAGGAGCAGCGCACCCGTGGGTTTTTAGGATTGATTGAGATTCGCCACCGCGTGCTGGAGGCACTCTACGCCACTCAGCGAGACCGGTGGATTTCCTATGCAAAATTCGAGGAAATGCTCCTCCCTCAGGTTGTCGCGGTGCTACTGGCGAGCGGCGACAAATGGAATGAGAAGTTGGCAACCCAAGTCGGCCTGAGAGTCTTGCGAGCGGTAATCACGGAGCCACTTTCCTGGCTCGGCTTGGTCGTCCTTGGGGCCTCGGAGGTTGATGCGTTTGCCGAAGAACAGGACGAGAAAGAAGCGAAGAGCTCAGTCTCCCGTTCAAGCAGGGCTGCGCAAAAAGGTGAGTTGGCGCTCCGACTGTCAGATCTTGGACAAAGTTTATTTCAAAGCGGTGCTATCCGTCCTCGGGAAGCGTTCCACGAAATGTCTGTGGAAGAGTTCCCACTTCAATATTCGGCGGAGTGGTTCTTCGTACAACCAAATATGGAAATTGTGGCTCCGCCGGATTTGCGACTCGATAAGCTTTATTTCCTCACCTCATTTTGTCGAGTCCGCAATGTTGACGTGATGACGAGCTTTGAGTTGTCGCGTGAGACCTTGCGCGCAGCTCTGGATAGAGGTGTTCATCCAGAGGAAATTCTCGATTTCCTCAATCAGCATTCGCGTCCTGCTGTCCCAGAAACGGTGAAACGCTTGATCAGCGACTGCTCGGAAAAACATGGGGAGGCGCTACTTGGTTTAGCCGGCGGCTACCTTGTGAGCGATCAACCCGCCGTCATCGAAGAGGTCCGGGCAAACCCCAAATTAGCACCATTCATTCGCGAAGTCATCGGGGATAAGGGCATGGTGTTTGTGCCCGACGTTGATCTCTCTAAATTAGCAAAGGAAATGCGGGCAGCGGGACTCATGCCGCGATTGGAGACCGGCACGGTACAAGCGACGCGTGACGGTCGCTATCACATCAGTATTTCCCCGGAAGATTTGCTCGACCTCATTGGACTGATCCGACTCGTGCGGGTTCTTGAGGACGAACTCGATGCTGACATTACCAACCAGAAAGCTGCAGCTCTCGCGCAAAAGCTGGAGCCAGAAGGGGGTGCTTTCTTCGCCTTGCGTGGGACAGGCGAAGCAATTGCAAATGTTTTTGAAAAGCGCCTGTTGGCTGCTCTCCAGAAGATGCGCGACCAGATTGAAGAAAAGTATAAGGATCAACTCTCACGATTGGTTGCGAAGTCGGTGGCTCACCGCGGCCCGACACGGTATCACTACCGTGGTCAGAATCCAGCTGTCGAACGTAAGGATATCATAGCATTGCTGAAATTTGCAGCAGATTATGAGCTCGAAGCCGAGATCCAGTATGTGAAACGCAACGAAAACGAAGTGACGTTGCACATTTACCCCAAGAGCTTTGAGGGCAATCGAATTTACGCGTACTGTGTGGAGTCTGACCAAGATTCCATGTATTCTCTCGATCGCATTCTCCGAGCAAAGCTTTAG
- a CDS encoding tRNA(Ile)-lysidine synthetase, whose amino-acid sequence MRWDAVLDKQLIKSRLTAGSKVLLGVSGGADSMCLLVAMAEAAEELGFICRALYVNHLTRPTTGAEYELVFSQCRKLGVPCGYREIERLTKKTTGKTIEEYLREQRYQCLMTEACESGCKTIALGHTADDLVETFLMHLVRGAGAHGLSFERKSKLGTLDLLRPLWATPRTRILTYLQERDVKFVEDESNALLEFTRNRIRHVLLPLLEREFNPRVRETLFRTATQLTQVHAYVEKVALRKLRYYSRLTGDPTRLPAERLQRLPEILQAEIVRLWLQQSCGCVTKPSSRELQQILRMVKGTETRRTMLRGGAMVLSSGGQLIYVSALQDVRPIGSVSGGSLIPQINVELARRWVEKEAQSVLAYLEKPMELSPTPDKPNSYVARVKCLDGKVRRIHVELPKEDAQADGKAALDAATLLYLRNRRPGDRISRSKRLKSLLIEQKIPSYVRDFVVLLVDSKEQLLGIVGFPELTEAITKKSGLVVRIETE is encoded by the coding sequence GTGCGCTGGGATGCAGTTCTTGATAAGCAGCTAATCAAAAGCAGGCTTACGGCCGGGAGCAAGGTTCTTCTTGGTGTATCGGGCGGAGCAGATTCCATGTGTCTGCTCGTCGCGATGGCAGAGGCAGCGGAGGAGCTAGGATTTATCTGCCGTGCTCTGTACGTGAATCACTTAACGCGCCCCACGACCGGAGCGGAGTATGAGTTGGTTTTCTCCCAATGCAGGAAACTTGGCGTGCCTTGCGGCTATCGAGAGATTGAGCGCCTGACCAAAAAAACCACTGGGAAGACAATCGAAGAGTACTTACGTGAGCAGCGCTATCAATGCCTCATGACCGAAGCTTGTGAGAGCGGATGCAAGACGATTGCGTTGGGACACACTGCGGACGATTTGGTGGAGACTTTTCTCATGCATCTCGTGCGTGGGGCTGGCGCCCATGGTCTGAGCTTTGAAAGAAAGAGCAAGTTGGGGACACTGGATCTCCTTCGTCCTCTCTGGGCAACGCCGCGAACGAGAATCCTCACTTATTTGCAAGAACGAGATGTGAAATTTGTCGAAGATGAGTCGAATGCGCTTCTTGAGTTTACACGCAATCGCATCCGCCACGTGCTGCTTCCTTTGTTAGAACGGGAGTTTAATCCCCGTGTGCGCGAGACGCTGTTTCGCACCGCCACTCAGCTTACTCAAGTGCATGCTTATGTGGAGAAGGTTGCACTTCGAAAGCTGCGCTACTACAGCAGGCTTACAGGGGATCCGACTCGGTTGCCTGCAGAGCGGCTTCAGCGTTTACCGGAAATTCTTCAAGCAGAAATCGTTCGCTTATGGCTCCAGCAGTCCTGCGGATGCGTTACGAAGCCATCAAGTAGGGAATTGCAGCAGATCTTGAGGATGGTGAAGGGCACAGAGACTCGAAGAACTATGCTTCGTGGCGGCGCCATGGTTCTCTCGAGCGGCGGGCAACTAATTTATGTGTCAGCCCTTCAAGATGTGAGGCCCATCGGTTCTGTTTCCGGCGGCTCCCTCATACCTCAAATAAATGTGGAACTCGCGCGGCGCTGGGTGGAAAAAGAAGCTCAGTCGGTGTTGGCTTATCTCGAAAAACCGATGGAGCTGAGTCCGACGCCCGACAAGCCAAACTCCTACGTGGCACGCGTGAAATGCCTCGACGGTAAAGTGCGCCGGATTCACGTGGAATTGCCAAAAGAAGATGCGCAAGCGGATGGCAAGGCGGCTTTGGACGCAGCGACGCTGCTTTATTTGCGAAACCGCCGCCCGGGGGATAGGATCTCTCGGTCGAAACGACTAAAATCCTTACTGATTGAGCAGAAAATCCCATCGTATGTTCGAGATTTCGTCGTGCTTCTTGTCGACAGTAAGGAGCAACTTCTGGGCATTGTCGGATTTCCAGAGCTGACTGAGGCTATCACAAAGAAAAGTGGTTTAGTGGTTCGCATCGAGACCGAATAG
- a CDS encoding tmRNA-binding protein SmpB, with amino-acid sequence MSNKDSIRLIATNRRAHHDYHILDTIEAGLVLTGTEVKSLRAGKASLAEAYAGFERGEAYLYNMFINPYEKGNRYNHPERRPRKLLLHRSEINRLIGQVSQKGYTLVPLRLYFRGQHAKVELGLARGKKSYDKREDIKERDVKRELDRAMKDALGR; translated from the coding sequence ATGTCGAACAAGGATTCCATACGTCTGATTGCCACAAATCGGCGAGCGCATCACGACTATCACATTCTCGATACGATCGAGGCCGGCCTCGTTCTGACTGGAACGGAGGTAAAGTCGTTACGTGCTGGCAAAGCGAGTCTTGCAGAAGCCTATGCGGGCTTTGAGCGGGGAGAGGCGTACCTGTATAACATGTTCATTAATCCGTATGAAAAAGGTAATCGTTACAACCACCCCGAGCGACGTCCCCGGAAACTGTTGCTTCATCGGTCAGAAATCAATCGGCTAATAGGGCAAGTATCCCAGAAAGGCTACACGCTGGTTCCCCTGCGACTATACTTTCGAGGTCAACATGCGAAAGTTGAACTTGGATTGGCACGCGGAAAGAAAAGCTACGACAAACGCGAAGATATTAAGGAGCGTGACGTGAAGCGCGAGCTGGACCGAGCCATGAAGGACGCGCTTGGACGTTGA
- a CDS encoding O-antigen polymerase, translated as MRRRRRQLAPDTEGVCTGSRKSVLSGGDGKCDARESEQVDLRLRWLGNSDQWSAYGRKLFVLSLLAGLLLLPNFVIPRVGTQNPAIHSKELMSRFLVAWMAGVFFLGCWRTRKRDLHFVELGILGLVVANLLSCLSSSHAVFCFGESWHLWGFALLAVAVALVNINLKERQQIILVAVGAAVIAAAYGFCVYWGFDFLRTYYPFAYAKGDARNYVHSFLGNPEYFGSYMAAVGILAFGHILRPNSRWPVRAAWAILCMFFLLAIVLSGTRSAFLAFAVGAGFLLKRTIAILSPSHRRYALLGLVGFLALATTVVAVLSFPNPLNVRRMRLAQRFVQVFDLTSPSVRERILFYTISGRLIREYPVLGVGPGAFKLYFYPTVEKLVEEDPRAGFRRFAETLQGRIAEHAHNDYLEIWSETGSVGIGVFLFLIASLFVRYIKGPKNVTILIKGDIAGPSDLAWVRFQRDLFFATLLAILVNGFFSFPLHLPVRAFLFWVCVGCFLAADRELRERTLSVYQRSASSLASD; from the coding sequence GTGCGTAGGCGAAGAAGGCAGCTCGCCCCAGACACCGAGGGTGTCTGTACGGGAAGCAGAAAAAGTGTACTATCGGGAGGGGACGGCAAGTGTGATGCAAGAGAATCGGAGCAGGTAGATTTGCGTCTTCGATGGTTAGGAAACAGTGACCAGTGGTCGGCTTATGGGCGAAAGTTGTTTGTCCTGTCTTTGCTGGCAGGATTGCTTCTTCTTCCTAACTTTGTGATACCTCGTGTCGGAACGCAAAACCCAGCGATCCATTCGAAAGAACTAATGTCTCGCTTTCTCGTCGCATGGATGGCGGGGGTTTTTTTTCTGGGATGTTGGCGTACAAGAAAAAGAGATCTCCATTTTGTTGAACTCGGAATCCTTGGTTTAGTGGTAGCCAACCTCTTGTCGTGCCTCAGCAGTTCTCATGCCGTTTTCTGCTTTGGCGAATCGTGGCATTTGTGGGGCTTTGCGCTCTTGGCGGTGGCAGTAGCGCTTGTGAATATCAATCTAAAGGAGCGCCAACAGATCATACTTGTGGCTGTAGGTGCTGCGGTCATCGCTGCGGCCTACGGGTTTTGTGTTTATTGGGGCTTCGATTTTCTTCGGACCTATTATCCTTTTGCGTATGCGAAGGGGGATGCGAGGAACTACGTCCATTCGTTTCTCGGAAACCCTGAGTATTTTGGTAGCTACATGGCTGCGGTGGGAATTCTCGCTTTTGGGCATATTCTCCGCCCAAATAGCCGCTGGCCTGTGCGGGCAGCCTGGGCGATCTTATGCATGTTTTTCCTCTTGGCGATCGTTTTGAGCGGAACACGCAGCGCGTTTCTTGCATTCGCAGTTGGGGCTGGTTTCTTGCTGAAAAGAACCATAGCCATCCTGAGTCCGTCGCACCGAAGGTACGCCTTGCTCGGGTTGGTTGGATTTCTTGCTCTGGCGACCACAGTTGTAGCAGTTCTTTCCTTCCCCAACCCGCTGAATGTACGGCGGATGCGGTTGGCTCAGCGATTTGTCCAAGTCTTCGACCTGACTTCCCCGTCTGTGCGCGAGCGAATTCTCTTTTACACAATCTCGGGGCGACTCATCCGAGAGTATCCCGTGCTTGGAGTGGGACCGGGGGCGTTCAAACTCTACTTTTATCCCACCGTAGAGAAGCTTGTCGAAGAGGATCCGCGTGCCGGGTTTCGGCGTTTCGCCGAAACGCTTCAAGGGCGGATTGCAGAACATGCTCACAACGATTACTTAGAAATTTGGTCCGAAACGGGTAGCGTGGGGATTGGAGTGTTTCTATTCCTCATCGCCTCGTTGTTTGTGCGCTACATAAAAGGGCCGAAGAACGTTACTATTTTAATAAAGGGGGACATCGCGGGGCCTTCTGATCTGGCTTGGGTGAGGTTTCAGCGGGACCTCTTTTTTGCCACGTTGCTCGCGATTCTGGTGAACGGTTTCTTCAGCTTCCCACTTCATCTGCCGGTTCGTGCCTTTCTGTTCTGGGTGTGTGTCGGATGTTTCTTGGCGGCGGACCGCGAACTCCGTGAGCGAACACTCAGTGTTTATCAGCGTTCAGCATCCTCTTTGGCTTCTGATTAG